A region of the Perca flavescens isolate YP-PL-M2 chromosome 15, PFLA_1.0, whole genome shotgun sequence genome:
TTAACATGGACCCCAAAAAGGTAGGTGGAAGAAACTGTTGTGATTCTTCAGAAATGTGATTTGTCCCATATGTTCTCATAAGCAGAAAGTAACCTGGGGCCCTGTCTCTTTCTTAGGGGATCCAGTTCCTAATTGAGAACGACTTACTGAAGAATACTAGCGACGACATTGCTCAATTCCTCTACAAGGGCGAGGGCCTCAACAAAACGGCCATCGGAGATTACCTCGGAGAGAGGTCAGGATGAAAATTGacttgttgttttttccctctATCTAACCATCTCCCTCTCCTACTCTATCATGACTCACCAGCACCCATCCATGTGATGGATAATGGCATCCTCTCTAGCGAGTGCATTCTTTCTGTATTGCTTCTTCCTAGTCAGGCACACACCCATCCATTCTAGTTTATTGGCCCCACATTTAGACCATCCTCTCAACGATGACTGTTACCTAATAGCCTCCATCTGTCTATGATTATCTAACACGTTAATAAGTAACATGATCAAGAGACTCGCGACTCTGTAATGCACATGTTTGCAGGCAATTCCAGATTCCACTCAAGAGCTGAGAACATCCTCATTAGAGTGAACACATAATACAGGAAATAGTAATGGGCctggtgtacagtatgtgctgttCAGGGACTATAGGGCAGGCAGGGTTACAGTTAAGGTGTGTTCTGTGAGGTCAGAACAGGAAAATGATTGCTCTTAGTTTGATTATTATCAAGCTCTCCAAGTGTTTTTGATTCTGTGAAGGAGGGGCAGGAGCAGCGTGAGAGCCTTGAGACACACGATTGGTCACTTGACCACTGGGAGTGATATGACTCGGTCAGCGAGAGCTCCTTAGAGCCTTCCCATGATCCCACAGGGCAGATTATTTACTCTGAAGGGCATGAAGGTCGCAGTGATGTCATGGTCGAGATTAGATGATAAATGAAAGGGATGTGGTGGGTGTTTCTCCTCTTCTATTGGGTTTAATGGGAGTATGCAGCGTATCGCTGACCTCTTAAGCCCATGTGAGCCAGATCACACCCTGAGCTGAGTCCTCAGACACGCTCCTGATGGGGAATACTTTTCAAATGAGGCAGCGATCATACTTTTACGAAGAGCTACAATACAACCACGTTTTCCTCAGCATCCACCAAATCACTCCTTAAAATTTACTTTATGGACTTGCTTGTAggtaatgactttttttgttatttattttttttagagctTCACAGATTAGTCGATTAGTCCATCaacagaacatttatttattattaactaTGTAGTTTGATTAATAATTTTAAAGGAAAATGCCCCCAATTTATGCATATTAGTCTTTTTACGGTTCTTGGGGAGTATTActgcatttattttgtgtatttttttttcactttacacATCATAAGTCTGGACAGACAATGTTATTAGAGTGCAGTATGAATTGGTGTATTActctttttaaaattgtttttctagcaaaaatgccaaacattcccTGTTTCCAGATTGTCATTGTGAGGATTTGctacttttctttgtcttatgtgaTGGGAACTTTTATATCTTTGGGTTTTCAGACTGGGGTTGGACAAAGTTAGAAATTACTTTTGGTCATTTTGGGATTGTGATGGGCATTATTCACaatttcttttgacattttatagaccaaacaacaagACCAAGTTGTttatttgagaaaataattggcagataAATCGATAATAAATATAATCATTAGTTATAGCTCTAATCTTTTGTATATTAATTTTGTCTTGGTTATGCAGAAAAGAACTTACATTTTTACCAGTAATACATTTGCTTACTATGTTTTGTCTCCTGTAGAGATGACTTCAATATCCAAGTCCTCCATGCCTTTGTGGAGCTTCATGAGTTCACAGACCTTAACCTGGTTCAGGCCCTCAGGTAAGACCACATCTCCCCAGGAACGTGAATCCTGAGGTCTGCTACAGTTCTTGACTAGATCCTCATAGGTTTGTCCCCTTTTTTATGTAAATCATGTGAGATGCAGGCCATTAtttggcagtggtggcctaaaggttaaagaagcgagCTTATGACCAGGAGGTCGtaggttcaatccccagaccaacAGGATAAAATATGgatggggaaagtgaaagagcagcgcttgtccctccctcattaccaccactgaggtggagcttctcagtggccagcagatcagaccgtggttgtactgggcagcttccagatatgaatgtgtaaccgtgaatgtgacaggtcgtcgttgcaaatgagaatttgttctcaatcgacttagctggataaataaaggttaaaaaaataaaatttatttatttgcaattTGGAAATATGCAGATGGCAGTTTCAGTCTTGTGCCTTAAGAGAGCTTATTCAGCCTTTTCACCTTTTGTTGCTGACTACTGAGCTGTGTCCCCGGACAGACAGTTCCTGTGGAGTTTTCGGCTACCAGGAGAAGCTCAGAAGATCGACCGCATGATGGAGGCCTTCGCTCAGCGCTACTGCCAATGCAACCCTGGCGTTTTTCAGTCCACAGGTAGCGCCGTCATGCCATACAGCCTGGCTTTTAGTATTGTCATAAAAGCCAAAGGGCTGTGAATGTGTGCACATTGAAAGTACAAAGGACAAAATTACTTCAGTTTTTGGTTAATTTTGTCTAAAATATAGCAACTTTTGTCAGCAATATTGATAAATACAGTTACTTTAATTCAAATTCCTTATCAGATAATAACTCATCAATAATACTCATTCTAAATCTCAACATTTTAACTTTTAAGGGACTATACCAGATAAACTTGTCTCCCTAAAGCACTTAATATTCCACATTGCACTGAGATCTAATGGCATGTCAGTGGAACATATCTAAACTGCTTTGTTTAGCAGACACAAAGTCTGCTGAGGTGAACTGTCCTCTGAAAGAGTGTCTGGCTTTTAGGAAATAATGCAGACAGCTGCCTGCCTCTAACATGGATACAGATGGATGTGAATAATGCATGGGACTTATCAACAGCCTAACGGGCCAGATAAAGTGCTGCTGCATCAGCCGTGTGCTGGCCACGTTGtcttttagcaaacataaaCATTAGAGTGCACATCCAGAAACCCACATGCATACTTCGCTGCCCACTTGCAGCCTTTCACTCCCACCCACTCTCCTTGCTAACGAAGCTTTGTCTATTTGTTCGTCTCTGTGGAGCTGTGGTCCCTTAAGTGCAGTCCTTTCAGCTCAGCTAATTTACATTCATATTCAAAGACTAAATTAAACACTGGCAGCAGTTTTATGGTAAACTGCAACCTATTGCTTATCTTtctcttgtttgtgtgtgtattacagACACCTGTTACATCCTGTCATTTGCCATCATCATGCTAAACACCAGCCTCCACAACCCGAATGTGAAGGACAAGCCTTCTGTGGAACGATTCATCTCCATGAACAGAGGAATCAACGAGGGAGGAGACTTACCTGAGGACCTGCTCAGGGTCAGTATGGCTGTAAAACTCAGTTATTTCCATTCTCatgagtgattttttttttttttttttgctctgtgTTCATAGTCAACTATCATTATTTTAGAATCTGTATGACAGCATCAAGAATGAGCCTTTCAAAATCCCAGAGGATGACGGCAATgacctcacacacactttcttcaACCCAGACAGAGAGGGCTGGCTGCTTAAACTGGGTGAGTGACACTGgaaatgcatgcacacagttATTTGAGCACATAATGAACGGCACAATTAATGGTGCTAATCCATGTGACTGCGCCGATAGATGGGTTTTCATAGCAGCAACACATATTGGTAGATTATCTTAAGGCTGCATAAAGTGATAACCAATGTCTTCCCTAAGGTCAATAacctatgtgtatgtgtgtcaaagTGTGAGGGAGATGTGTGGATAGGTTTGTACACACTCAACCTGAGACATCTGAAGACATGTCTGCTTTCATGTATTATGAATGTGGCCTTGAGATCAGACCACTACATGTCGAGGCCTTTGAATTATTTAAGACGGGGCATATTCATACactgacatgcacacacaagcacaaataaCTGACTTTTATAGCTTATAAATCAAgtgtatgcacacacaaacatacacatactgtacatatgcaaagtttagaacattttacttgagagggctttttttttttttttttattattttgatcagattgtttttcctttttctgtgGATATTTTGATCCTGATTTTATTGGAGATTTAAAGCGCATACTTTGTCCCATTGTAGAAACTCCCAGCAGGCCTTggaatttttttaataataaaggGTGTGTCTTAGTGTTTATAATGATTTTTCTTATCCGCTTTACTAATTTCTGACTTTGACATATATTTGGACAAATACACATGCACTAGACgcataccttttttatttttacaaatgttttacAGGATGTCAGCTGCTACACTGGTCACAATCACTTTAGAAGCAGAAAAGCACAACACTGGACCCCTGAACTCTTCATCCTCTGTTTTCTTCTGAGATCTTTCTCTCTTGTACAGATTCACAATGAATTTAATACAAAAAAGCATGAATGTTCGAAGTAAAATTGAATCTTCCAATCGCTGTGAATCTTTACAACAGACTACACCAAGAAAGTAAAGAATTACTCTTTCTCCAATGACTCTAAAAAGTTGGCAGATCTGAGTAGAACCATCCGGGTGGAAGGCAAATTACTGGCTATAACCTAAATGGACCCAAGTGGAGGCAATATTTAATGAAGTGCTTTACTGCAGCTGTGACATTGAGTAGAACTCCCCCTTGTGGCCTGATTACAACAACAGATATGGAAAATCTGTTCAACCTCATTGCaaaattgagaaaatgaaaatgtaaagcTGTAAAGCAGTGCATCAAAGCCTCACTAGAACCAGATTAACAGGACTGTGGTGCAATAATTCCTTAtcatttaatttgattttttttgttttcttttcctcttcgtTTGTTTGTTCCATGATTTTGGCTGTTGTCTTTCCTCAGGAGGTATGTACACCTGCTTTTCCCAAACGCTAGTCCATCTCTCAGCTCTCGGGTGCTTTTGGTTCACACGGGTTTATTTGTctgtagatttttttatttattttttttgtctctccaTTGACTCATTTGAACTTCAGATGTTTGTCTGTACAGTCTCTCATTAAGCTGGTGGTTAGTCCACACTCTTTTATCTCTGTGGGTGGTTGCTGGGCACTCGCCGGGTTCATTTGCCCTCCCCCCCCTCTGTGGGCTCGGCTCAGGGAGCTGATGCTTTGTGACCACTCTACTGAGCAGTTTGACCCTCTTTTCTCTGTACGCTGTGGTGGTCACTCTCTTTGATctctgtatttttgtttttaaagctgcattataCCTTTTCTTCATATAGTGAGCACAACAAAGGATTTCTACTCGACTCTCCAAATTGATCATGAACCCATTTACCCATTGGCTTATTGTTGTTTGCTCTCTGGTTGCATGAAAAGGGAATACTGCACCTTTTCAACAATGTGGCTCTGCTCTCCTTATCTTATGCTGTAAATGGATCTGAAGTGTAACCGTGTGGCTGCGGCCCGGTGTGGTGCTAGACCGGACTGGACCAAACTGTGGGAGAGAAGCGTGGGCAGAGGAGCGTGTCGAAAGGGATTCAGGCACGGTTCTAATGATTATACACTTACAGTGCACATGGTTGGTAGTTTAACTGTGCATTCTTCTAATGTATGCATCTTTCCTATTAATAACAAAATAGGAGCCCTTAGGTAAGAAGAGAACCTGTTGctaatttattttgttgagatAAATCATTTCCAAAGGAACCTAGATATGATTTACAAGAAAACCTGTTCCCTCTGAACCTTTACTCGCCCAGCCTCCCACAGCCCCGTCTTGCATGGGTGCCCCCCTCTACTCAGCTCCACTCCGGTCCAGCCCCATGCACCCATCTCTGCAACAATCTGCTGGGACGTCCCGCCTCGTCCCAGACATTCTTGCACGGGAGGAGGTCATCTCTCTTTCTTGGGAGTCACAGTAACTGACATGACCATGAAACCAATCCCAACCTCCAACTGACCCAATCAGCTCTCAGGCCGTCAGCTGTGTGATTCTGCCCATCGcgtctgtgttttctgtttgtccGCTTTGTGTTGCAACACGCTGACGAGTCGAGATGTGGCGAGGggctctccatctctgcctgTCGAGTGAAGCGTGTGTCGATGGCGTCTTTAGATTATAACACGTATAGACTGAAGTGTTTCACCTATCATTGACCTATGATGGGATATCATATACAGTGCTACTGCTGTTATATGATAATACAAGTGTGTTCTACATGTCTGTATGCAAACATCCTCAAAGCCTCCTCTATCCTGGTAGATAGGTTTCACATTGCAGCTTTTTACTAACATTGGTGGTGGAAAAGCCTAGTCTAGACTAGGCTTAGGTCTTTATCAGGTCATGTTCAGAAAGACGGCGCGCCCATAAGTCAGCAGCTAAGGAAAAAGAAACTGGGCCAAGTGAGCAGTTTCTAGACAGACATGTAGCTTTATCGTGTAGCATTACATCGACTCCAATTAGCCTTAATATGGCATTCATCAACTATTTGGGATTTAACAGTTAAGTGGTAATTCAAATGTACTATAGTGTGAAGATCGCGAGAAATTATAATCAACACATAAAAAGGGGAAAGGAATAAGTAGTTATAAaatcaagaaaaataaataggtGTAGGCCATGCAGTTGTGGTGATGGGGAGCGCATGGTGTGATGGTGGATCAGGGTGAATAGCGGGATGTTATGGGTGAAAGGAGTCCCGTGGAGctgtcatctgtctgtctgcccatacatctgtctgcctgtctgctgctgctcgaCCCGGTGCTTAGGTGctcgtttctctctctcttttctcttgcTGAGCCTCTCTAACGCTTGCTGTTTGCTCCACAGGGGGACGAGTTAAAACCTGGAAGAGGAGGTGGTTTATCCTCACGGACAACTGTCTGTACTACTTTGAGTACACCACAGTGAGTACAGCTCAGTTTCTCAGTCACAGTGAGGAATCTGCCCACTCTATTCTTGTTGTTTCCTATGTTCAGCACTCTGTCACTCACATATTTGATATTATCTCCAGGACAAAGAGCCCAGAGGAATCATCCCATTAGAGAACCTGAGCATCAAGGAGGTGGAGGATAAGAAGCCTGTAAGTACAGCTCCCTCTAATGGTTCATTTCTGTGATTACACACAGTCAGCACTAAGATTTTATGACTAcccattttttaaatgaagaataAAGAAGGACTCCTCAGTGTTGCCCTTTTTAGAACATTCACAACTGGGATTATTTTAGCTGAATTtccacagctgtgttgtgtACCATGCACCGTTTTGACATTTGAGGACGACATTTTTAGTGGCAGTTACGTCCTCACAACATTGTATGAAGCCGTATACAGAGGTGAACAGTATGTCATACAGACAGATTTCTAAATCTACACAGTGTACACATATTGAACTGTAGGTAAATGAGCTAATAGATTATAGCATTTTTTATAAAccgttgtttttgtctttacaTCCCGATACTTTCTATAATTTCTAACCTCCAGCCACTTCATTTTTGTAGAACTGCTTTGAGCTTTTCATTCCTGACAACAAGGACCAGGTGATAAAAGCGTGCAAGACCGAGGCTGACGGACGCGTTGTGGAGGGAAACCACACCTTCTACCGTATCTCTGCCCCCACTGCTGAGGAAAAAGAGGAATGGATGAACAGCATcaagtaaatgtttttttttaatagtatgATACAATGCGTGTTTGTAACTTGCATGTAAGCCTCACTGCTGTTACATGCCTGAGGTTTTCAAAGTTTACTCCTGTTATTTATATTTGTCTTGCTTCGATTTTCAGGGATAATCCTGCTTTGAGGTTTATTAAAGCCCCGATAATTCAGGGGCTTTGGGGAACTTAAACAGGAAGTATAATGTTGCGTTGGAGTCAGTAAATTAGCTGTGGCTACAACTTGAGCCCTGTAGCTGTTTACATTTCTGCATTTTGCCATCATTAAAACTGTgctgaattagctattagccaTTTCGGTGTCCGCCCAATGTACATGGATACAAAGACAACTATCAATAGATTACTATGATTGTCAAGTTCTGGAGTTGTAATGTTTTTCACCAAAAAATACatgatttcttttcatttggaGCAGATTTTCACTTTATTATATCCCCACACTTCCACAAGTTGTTTCATCACAGTTTAGAAGATTGTACTGTTACTTTATTTTACGGTTTACTGTTAAGACTAAAAGCACACGTGCTGGATATGCTGAGCAGTTCTTCCTAAGTATTTgttgaaaacaataaaaagttaatCGTGAATCGGGTATTGCGGATGTTATTGTTCCAATCTCACACGTCCACATAAATTCTAAGAATTTAAGTCCAGCAATTTGCACATTTATGCCATAATGTTTCTCTCACTGACATTTTCCTCTGTGTCCACAGAGCTGCCATTAGCAGGGACCCCTTTTACGAGATGCTGGCAGCCAGGAAAAAGAAGGTGTCGTCCATGAAGAGGCACTAGATCTTCTCAGTGCTCCAGATGTTGCACTTGACCGAGCAGGGGGTCCAGGTATCTACTCGCCCTGTCTGGGTCGGTGCAGAGGCCGCGGTTGGGGTCTGCTTCGGACCTCTTCAGGGGATTTTTCTAGGACACATTCTAGGTCTGACTTTGGGACTCTACAGGTCAGAAAAACGGGAAGCATGCTGAAGTTTCTAGATAAGAGTCAGGGCCAATAGGTCCTTAAcctcctgtctctttctctctcagcttTGTTTGTGCTCTATGTCTGTGAGGCTGTAAGGAAATCTTGCTGTATAACTCAGCAAAATCTCAGTTCAATTCaaagattatttaaaaacacaatttccataaacattgcacacatacacaacgtGCATACACTCATGCAGTCCCCCGTAGCACACATCGTTTTAAACTCAGCAGGTCTGACCAAGTGTGGCACTCTAACCAAAATATTTCTCGCTTTGTGAAAGAAAAAGACTTTTTCGGATGTGCTTTAAAATGTTAGGGTAATATGTGTCTATTTTTACAGCTTTAAATGTAAATTCCTCTTCAGtctttttagtttgtttgcatttgtaataataaaaaaacaaggttTGCAACAGAAACTGCAGAGGGGGGGTGTGGAAGGGAGTGTGTGTGATTTGCTAACTGTTgataattttataaaaaaaaaattaaatagttGCCACTCAGGAGATTGTTTAGATGTTCTGAAACTTTCCATGTCGGAGTTTACATGGATCCTGTTTACAACACGACAGCCATGTGAGGAATAAAAGCCTCATCTGTGTCCCAGACTGAagtgtttttgtaaatgtgaaGCTGCAGTGCAGGGACGGACCACTGCAGTTGAGGGTGTGTGCTTGTCTGGACAGGCTCTCAGTGTTGGATCTGGCTCTCGCTGTTCATTTCCCGAAGGTCCTGGAGATGCATCTTGGGGATTAGAGTTAATCACCCTGGGCTTCTTTTTGAGCTTTTAGGTTGTCTGGAAATTAgaactttttcattttctcttccaatacatttttctcccatttttttttttttttttttttttttcccaaacacACCACTTTCTGTTACTTAATTTCATTGTTAGGAAAATGGCTTTACTGTTGCACAGTGCCTGGCGATCTAGGTGAACTATTATGAGAAAAGCTGCTGGTTAGTGACAGTAAATCAGTTTTCTTCTCCCAGTCGAACAACATTTAATCTTTGTTCCCTGCCTTTAACGTTCTTTTCTTTTGTAGAGGGTTACTTAACCCAACCTCACTGATCGTTGTACAATACTGTGTGCATCAGGTTGTTT
Encoded here:
- the cyth1a gene encoding cytohesin-1a isoform X1 encodes the protein MGSVSELCVSSLQTFLCPAMKPLHQAPVPDDLTPEEQQELENIRRRKLELQEDIQRLKDEIAEVTSEIENLGSTEERKNMQRNKQVAMGRKKFNMDPKKGIQFLIENDLLKNTSDDIAQFLYKGEGLNKTAIGDYLGERDDFNIQVLHAFVELHEFTDLNLVQALRQFLWSFRLPGEAQKIDRMMEAFAQRYCQCNPGVFQSTDTCYILSFAIIMLNTSLHNPNVKDKPSVERFISMNRGINEGGDLPEDLLRNLYDSIKNEPFKIPEDDGNDLTHTFFNPDREGWLLKLGGRVKTWKRRWFILTDNCLYYFEYTTDKEPRGIIPLENLSIKEVEDKKPNCFELFIPDNKDQVIKACKTEADGRVVEGNHTFYRISAPTAEEKEEWMNSIKAAISRDPFYEMLAARKKKVSSMKRH
- the cyth1a gene encoding cytohesin-1a isoform X2; the protein is MVLKSEDGVVPDDLTPEEQQELENIRRRKLELQEDIQRLKDEIAEVTSEIENLGSTEERKNMQRNKQVAMGRKKFNMDPKKGIQFLIENDLLKNTSDDIAQFLYKGEGLNKTAIGDYLGERDDFNIQVLHAFVELHEFTDLNLVQALRQFLWSFRLPGEAQKIDRMMEAFAQRYCQCNPGVFQSTDTCYILSFAIIMLNTSLHNPNVKDKPSVERFISMNRGINEGGDLPEDLLRNLYDSIKNEPFKIPEDDGNDLTHTFFNPDREGWLLKLGGGRVKTWKRRWFILTDNCLYYFEYTTDKEPRGIIPLENLSIKEVEDKKPNCFELFIPDNKDQVIKACKTEADGRVVEGNHTFYRISAPTAEEKEEWMNSIKAAISRDPFYEMLAARKKKVSSMKRH
- the cyth1a gene encoding cytohesin-1a isoform X3 gives rise to the protein MEEENHVPDDLTPEEQQELENIRRRKLELQEDIQRLKDEIAEVTSEIENLGSTEERKNMQRNKQVAMGRKKFNMDPKKGIQFLIENDLLKNTSDDIAQFLYKGEGLNKTAIGDYLGERDDFNIQVLHAFVELHEFTDLNLVQALRQFLWSFRLPGEAQKIDRMMEAFAQRYCQCNPGVFQSTDTCYILSFAIIMLNTSLHNPNVKDKPSVERFISMNRGINEGGDLPEDLLRNLYDSIKNEPFKIPEDDGNDLTHTFFNPDREGWLLKLGGGRVKTWKRRWFILTDNCLYYFEYTTDKEPRGIIPLENLSIKEVEDKKPNCFELFIPDNKDQVIKACKTEADGRVVEGNHTFYRISAPTAEEKEEWMNSIKAAISRDPFYEMLAARKKKVSSMKRH
- the cyth1a gene encoding cytohesin-1a isoform X4 codes for the protein MQRNKQVAMGRKKFNMDPKKGIQFLIENDLLKNTSDDIAQFLYKGEGLNKTAIGDYLGERDDFNIQVLHAFVELHEFTDLNLVQALRQFLWSFRLPGEAQKIDRMMEAFAQRYCQCNPGVFQSTDTCYILSFAIIMLNTSLHNPNVKDKPSVERFISMNRGINEGGDLPEDLLRNLYDSIKNEPFKIPEDDGNDLTHTFFNPDREGWLLKLGGGRVKTWKRRWFILTDNCLYYFEYTTDKEPRGIIPLENLSIKEVEDKKPNCFELFIPDNKDQVIKACKTEADGRVVEGNHTFYRISAPTAEEKEEWMNSIKAAISRDPFYEMLAARKKKVSSMKRH